GCCGTCAGGTGCAGGAGTTGATGGATTTAGAGGCGTTAGAAGCGGAACTCAAGGATCAGCGTGGTGGAGAGGAGGTTGCCAGAGAGGAGTTCGCCAAAGCTGCAGGCGTGAGTGCGGCGCAACTGAAGCGAAAGCTGCAGGCGGGCCGCCGCGCCAAGGAGCGGATGGTGGCGGCCAACCTGAGGTTGGTGGTGAGCGTCGCCAAGAAATACACCAAGAGGAATATGGAACTGCTGGATCTGATCCAGGAGGGAACGATTGGTTTGGTGCGTGGAGTGGAGAAATTTGATCCGACCCGCGGCTACAAGTTCAGTACCTATGCGTACTGGTGGATTCGTCAGGGCATCACCCGCGCGATTGCGGAGAAGAGCCGAACGATTCGCCTGCCGATCCATATCACCGAAATGCTGAACAAGCTGAAGAAAGGCCAACGGGAGTTGAGCCAGCTGCCTGAATTGCAGGGAAAAGTGTTGCGAATGCGCTATGGAATGGATGGGGAGGAGCCGATGAGTCTCACGGGTATTGGCCGCGTCATCGGCATTAGCCGTGACCGCGTGCGCAACCTTGAGCGTGATGGTTTAGCTGGATTGCGTCGCCTGAGTGATCAAGTTGAGGCTTACGTGGCCTGCTGATTGAGGATTAGCAGTAATTGTTTGTTCACTGGTTTTGGTGATTCGTCATGGGGGCAATGTCCTGCATCGGGAATCACCAAAAGTGATTGAATGCATTGATGTTTTTTCTTCCATTCTTTGGCTTCTTTAAGTGGTTCCCAAGGGTCGGCTTCACCCCAAATCATGTGCACTGGTATTGATAGGTCTTTCAGTAAGTCTGGTGCCAAGTGATCATCAAAGAGGTTGATGAAACCTCGGAATGCTTCTGAAGCACCAGACCGTTGGCTTGGCCCTAGCAAAAGAGACACCAATTCATCGTCCACATTGCCACCGCTGGGATAGGCCTTTTTAAGCACGCTACGAATGAGAGCTGGGCGGGCCGCGTTTCGGAACAGGGTTGTACTCAGCCAGCGCTGACTCACCAGGGTTTTAAGGAGAGGGCGAATCCAGGCCATCCAGGCCGGTTGGGTTGCCAATTGTTTGTCATCCATCAGTCGCTGAGCGCAGTCGATTAACACCACTTCTTTGCAGTGTTCCTCCCCAAGAAGTTGAGCAGCTCTTAGCGCTACAACACCACCGATTGAGTTCCCAACGAGAACCACGGGGCGATCGATCACGTCATCACAAAAATCTGCGACTTGTTGGGCCCATAGATCAAAACAGTATTGAACTGTTTTTTCTGTAGCGGGTTCATTGTTCAACCGTGCCTGTGGCTGATCACTCCTGCCGAAACCCAGCAGATCGATGGCATAGGTGGGAACTTGATTGGCGAGGACTGGTTGGTTGAAGCGCCA
The window above is part of the Synechococcus sp. WH 8020 genome. Proteins encoded here:
- a CDS encoding sigma-70 family RNA polymerase sigma factor, producing the protein MAPAAAVASRPASASTGRASGAEVDLVRSYLRDIGRVPLLSHQQEITLGRQVQELMDLEALEAELKDQRGGEEVAREEFAKAAGVSAAQLKRKLQAGRRAKERMVAANLRLVVSVAKKYTKRNMELLDLIQEGTIGLVRGVEKFDPTRGYKFSTYAYWWIRQGITRAIAEKSRTIRLPIHITEMLNKLKKGQRELSQLPELQGKVLRMRYGMDGEEPMSLTGIGRVIGISRDRVRNLERDGLAGLRRLSDQVEAYVAC
- a CDS encoding alpha/beta fold hydrolase is translated as MNAPLAPIQALWAWNSHHIGWSVMGDQTAPTAVLLIHGFGANTNHWRFNQPVLANQVPTYAIDLLGFGRSDQPQARLNNEPATEKTVQYCFDLWAQQVADFCDDVIDRPVVLVGNSIGGVVALRAAQLLGEEHCKEVVLIDCAQRLMDDKQLATQPAWMAWIRPLLKTLVSQRWLSTTLFRNAARPALIRSVLKKAYPSGGNVDDELVSLLLGPSQRSGASEAFRGFINLFDDHLAPDLLKDLSIPVHMIWGEADPWEPLKEAKEWKKKHQCIQSLLVIPDAGHCPHDESPKPVNKQLLLILNQQAT